A window of Ictidomys tridecemlineatus isolate mIctTri1 chromosome 1, mIctTri1.hap1, whole genome shotgun sequence contains these coding sequences:
- the LOC101972063 gene encoding olfactory receptor 14A2 — MAATANHTVGMEFYLTPFSEAQELQLAHGLLFLLIYLLALVGNLLIIVLVTMDQCLHTPMYFFLKNLSLLDACLVSVTVPNFIVSSLCHRSTISFPGCVSQVLLVTQFAGTELSILTAMSYDRYVAICHPLHYNVIMNKGFCVRMVAVSWFLGGIFGVLYSVGTFSLSFCGSRKLPQFFCDVPSLLKISCSKSHVTIDVTVVMGVTFGLSCVVSIGFSYVYIFKTVTRMPSSQGRSRAFSTCTPHLIVVTTFIVTGVTAYLKPVPESANPVDFLVSVLYSVMPPSLNPVIYSLRNKDFKASLWKILWKLCHKCYGGKQ, encoded by the coding sequence ATGGCGGCCACAGCCAACCACACAGTAGGGATGGAGTTCTACCTCACACCATTCTCCGAGGCCCAGGAGCTCCAGCTTGCACACGGCCTCCTGTTCTTGCTGATTTACCTGCTGGCCCTGGTGGGGAACCTTCTCATCATCGTCCTGGTCACCATGGACCAGTGTcttcacacccccatgtacttcttcctgaaGAACTTGTCCCTCCTGGATGCTTGCCTTGTCTCAGTCACTGTCCCCAATTTCATTGTGAGCTCCTTGTGCCACAGGAGCACCATCTCTTTCCCAGGATGTGTCTCACAGGTCTTGTTGGTGACTCAGTTTGCTGGGACTGAGCTGTCCATCCTCACGGCCAtgtcctatgaccgctatgtggccatctgccacccCTTGCACTATAATGTCATCATGAACAAGGGGTTCTGTGTGCGGATGGTGGCTGTCTCCTGGTTCCTCGGGGGTATCTTCGGGGTCTTATACTCTGTAGGAactttctctttatctttctgtgGCTCCAGAAAACTCCCACAATTTTTCTGTGATGTCCCCTCTCTGCTGAAGATTTCTTGCTCAAAGTCACATGTCACCATTGATGTTACTGTGGTCATGGGGGTCACATTTGGACTTTCCTGTGTTGTGTCCATTggattttcatatgtgtacattttCAAAACTGTCACAAGAATGCCATCCTCACAAGGACGGTCAagagccttctccacctgcacaCCCCATCTCATAGTGGTGACCACATTCATAGTGACCGGTGTCACTGCCTATTTGAAGCCAGTGCCGGAATCCGCAAATCCTGTGGACTTTCTGGTGTCTGTTCTCTATTCTGTGATGCCTCCGTCTTTGAACCCTGTGATATACAGTCTGAGGAACAAGGACTTCAAAGCCTCTCTCTGGAAGATTCTATGGAAACTGTGTCATAAGTGTTATGGGGGAAAACAATAG
- the LOC101972351 gene encoding LOW QUALITY PROTEIN: olfactory receptor 14A16-like (The sequence of the model RefSeq protein was modified relative to this genomic sequence to represent the inferred CDS: substituted 1 base at 1 genomic stop codon), translating into MSNNSVVTEFLLLGFSDSRSPQLLPAVIFTAIYLAALVGNGLVMIITSLDPGLHSPMYFFLRNLSLFDICLISAVVSKAVANWVTHCHSISFLGCVAQVFLVLFSADTGLCLLTAMSMDRYAAICHPLHYEAIMSRDTCVQMATLSWLSSGFVSAIHTMSTFSLSYCGFHEIQQFFCDIPQLLAVSSSKRVTAEIVLIIINVFLDTGCFACIVVSYVFIFSTIRRIPSTAGRAKAYSTCLPHLAVVVLFLXTGFCAYLKPLLESSSSTDLVLSAVYVLLSPTLNPVIYSLRNKAMKAGLEKLVTGKLLTKKHVLLFLQE; encoded by the coding sequence ATGAGTAATAACTCTGTGGTCACAGAATTTCTTCTCCTGGGTTTTTCTGACTCACGGAGTCCTCAGCTCCTACCAGCTGTGATTTTTACTGCGATATACCTGGCTGCCCTGGTGGGGAATGGCCTCGTCATGATCATCACCTCCCTGGACCCAGGCCTCCACtcgcccatgtacttcttcctgagGAATCTGTCCCTCTTTGACATCTGCCTCATTTCTGCTGTGGTGTCCAAAGCCGTGGCCAACTGGGTCACTCACTGCCACTCCATCTCGTTCCTTGGCTGTGTGGCTCAGGTCTTCCTGGTGCTTTTCTCAGCAGACACAGGCCTGTGCCTCCTCACAGCGATGTCCATGGACCGCTATGCTGCCATCTGCCATCCCCTGCACTATGAAGCCATCATGAGCAGGGACACCTGTGTGCAGATGGCCACTCTGTCCTGGCTCAGCAGTGGCTTTGTATCTGCTATCCACACCATGAGcaccttttctttatcttactGTGGATTCCATGAgatccaacagttcttctgtgacATTCCCCAGTTGTTAGCTGTCTCTTCTTCAAAGCGTGTGACTGCAGAAATTGTGCTCATTATCATTAATGTCTTCCTGGACACTGGCTGCTTTGCCTGCATTGTCGTCTCCTACGTCTTCATCTTCTCCACCATCAGGCGGATCCCGTCCACAGCAGGGAGGGCCAAAGCCTACTCCACCTGCCTCCCCCACCTGGCAGTTGTAGTCCTTTTCCTTTAAACCGGTTTTTGTGCTTACCTGAAGCCTCTCCTGgagtcctcctcctccactgaccTGGTGCTCTCTGCGGTCTATGTTTTGCTTTCCCCGACCCTCAACCCCGttatctacagcctgaggaacaaggcCATGAAGGCAGGATTGGAGAAGCTGGTCACCGGGAAGCTCCTGACAAAGAAGCATGTCCTCCTGTTCCTCCAAGAATAG